In Alphaproteobacteria bacterium, a single genomic region encodes these proteins:
- a CDS encoding DUF2066 domain-containing protein, with translation MVVGTQKKPHLLVFVHCLFLIGAACLSLVPPAQAGELFTVDGVEVDVRAASSTEAREVALEHGQRAALGRLLRRLTQTADHARLPDPLAARLGDYVKGVEIQSEKASDVRYLATLSVSFDAERIRQLLRQRGISYAETESKPVLVLPVLMSGSGPLLWEPDNLWFNAWAERPLPDGLVPFMLPLGDLLDMSALSAEAALSANHTALDNIAARYDAGSVLVAVARLREAGSDAAPADGAGASPRPKIVDLSGGWYGAALPDQTIVDRIEGAPGQTNANLLLGAANRLASYIDQRWKERNLLRFGTDEQILAFVPLQALSNWITVRDRLADVAFVKNSQLIAMSRTEAQVLLTYLGDREQLEVALAQKDLSLTRKQNWWVLAADGADR, from the coding sequence ATGGTCGTCGGTACGCAAAAAAAGCCCCATCTGCTCGTATTCGTCCACTGCCTGTTTCTGATCGGTGCGGCTTGCCTTTCCCTGGTGCCACCGGCACAGGCGGGGGAGCTTTTCACGGTGGACGGGGTGGAGGTGGATGTCCGGGCGGCCAGTTCCACCGAGGCGCGCGAGGTCGCACTCGAGCACGGCCAGCGCGCGGCGCTGGGGCGGCTGCTGCGTCGGCTGACACAGACGGCCGATCACGCGCGACTGCCCGACCCGCTGGCGGCCCGGCTGGGCGACTACGTCAAGGGCGTCGAAATCCAGTCTGAAAAGGCATCGGACGTGCGATACCTCGCCACCCTGTCCGTCAGTTTCGATGCCGAGCGGATCCGGCAATTGCTGCGCCAGCGCGGCATCAGTTATGCCGAGACGGAAAGCAAGCCTGTCCTGGTGCTGCCGGTGCTGATGTCCGGATCCGGCCCGCTCCTCTGGGAGCCTGATAACCTCTGGTTCAATGCCTGGGCCGAAAGGCCGCTGCCGGACGGGCTGGTCCCGTTCATGCTGCCGCTCGGCGACCTTCTGGACATGTCTGCCCTGTCGGCCGAGGCCGCCCTGTCGGCCAACCACACGGCGCTGGACAACATCGCGGCCCGCTACGATGCGGGCTCGGTCCTTGTGGCCGTGGCCCGGCTCCGTGAGGCCGGGTCGGACGCGGCCCCGGCGGACGGCGCGGGTGCTTCGCCGCGTCCGAAAATTGTGGATCTGAGCGGCGGCTGGTATGGCGCGGCCCTGCCCGACCAGACCATCGTAGACCGGATCGAGGGCGCGCCCGGGCAGACCAACGCCAATCTGCTCCTGGGAGCGGCCAACCGCCTGGCTTCCTATATCGACCAGCGCTGGAAGGAGCGGAACCTGCTGCGCTTCGGCACAGACGAGCAGATCCTGGCGTTTGTGCCCCTACAGGCTTTGTCCAACTGGATCACGGTGCGCGACCGGCTGGCCGACGTCGCTTTTGTGAAGAACAGCCAGTTGATCGCGATGTCTCGGACCGAGGCGCAGGTGCTGTTGACCTATCTCGGTGATCGCGAGCAACTGGAAGTGGCGCTGGCGCAAAAAGACCTGAGTCTTACCCGCAAGCAGAACTGGTGGGTTCTGGCGGCCGACGGGGCGGACCGGTAG
- the purM gene encoding phosphoribosylformylglycinamidine cyclo-ligase translates to MRDDAIISRTYKDAGVDIDAGSRLVDALKPLARATRRPGADSDLGGFGAVFDLKPLGYRDPLLVAGTDGVGTKLRIAIEAGRLETVGIDLVAMCVNDLVVQGAEPLFFLDYYATGALSVADATRVIGGIAEGCKTAGAALIGGETAEMPGMYAGADFDLAGFALGIVERERLLTGAAARPGDVVLGLGASGPHSNGYSLIRKIVSESGLGYDAPAPFATDDELDTPSLGEALLVPTRIYVRPCLEALSAGGVHALAHITGGGLVENIPRVLPGEVTAVIDAGRWPLPPVFRWLMETGKVVPREMARTFNCGIGMVVAVAPDRAGTLRDIFETHGLSVHEIGRLEPREAAAIRFENLEAWQRD, encoded by the coding sequence ATGAGGGATGACGCCATAATTAGCCGCACCTACAAAGACGCCGGGGTCGATATCGATGCGGGCAGCCGGCTGGTGGACGCCCTGAAGCCCTTGGCCCGGGCCACCCGGCGCCCCGGCGCCGACAGTGATCTCGGCGGGTTCGGCGCGGTCTTCGATCTCAAGCCGCTGGGCTATCGGGACCCCCTTCTGGTGGCAGGCACGGACGGGGTCGGGACCAAGCTGCGCATCGCGATCGAGGCCGGGCGTCTGGAGACGGTCGGGATCGATCTTGTCGCCATGTGCGTCAACGATCTCGTCGTCCAGGGGGCGGAACCCCTTTTCTTCCTCGATTACTACGCGACGGGCGCGCTCTCCGTCGCCGACGCCACGCGGGTCATCGGAGGCATCGCCGAAGGCTGCAAGACGGCCGGCGCGGCACTGATCGGCGGCGAGACGGCGGAGATGCCGGGTATGTACGCCGGCGCGGATTTTGATCTTGCGGGTTTTGCGCTCGGCATCGTCGAGCGGGAGCGCCTGCTGACGGGCGCAGCAGCGCGGCCGGGTGACGTGGTGCTCGGCCTCGGCGCATCGGGGCCTCATTCGAACGGGTATTCGCTGATACGCAAGATTGTCTCCGAGAGCGGGCTCGGTTATGACGCCCCCGCCCCGTTCGCAACGGACGACGAACTCGATACCCCCTCGCTCGGCGAGGCGCTGCTGGTGCCGACGCGGATCTACGTGCGGCCCTGCCTTGAGGCCCTGTCGGCAGGCGGCGTCCACGCCCTCGCCCACATCACCGGCGGCGGTCTCGTGGAAAATATCCCGCGGGTTCTGCCCGGGGAGGTGACAGCCGTAATCGACGCCGGCCGCTGGCCACTGCCGCCCGTCTTCCGCTGGCTGATGGAGACAGGAAAAGTGGTGCCTCGGGAAATGGCACGCACCTTCAATTGCGGCATTGGCATGGTCGTCGCCGTGGCGCCGGATCGCGCCGGAACACTCCGCGACATCTTCGAAACGCACGGCCTGTCCGTCCACGAAATCGGGCGGCTGGAGCCACGGGAGGCTGCGGCCATCAGGTTTGAAAACCTCGAAGCCTGGCAGCGGGACTGA
- the purN gene encoding phosphoribosylglycinamide formyltransferase translates to MRTAIFISGRGSNMRALIDAAATDDFPAEIALVISNTPDAAGLEYAAEWDIPTRVLNHRDFDERGDFDNALHDIVAAAGIELICLAGFMRLLGEEFIQKWPDRIINIHPSLLPAFRGLNTHERVLSTGVRFTGCTVHLVRPEMDDGPIIGQAVVPVQPDDGPEDLAERVLAAEHRLYPYCLWLVASGRTRVQGATVVLENTQTPDTVLLNPLPDR, encoded by the coding sequence ATGAGGACGGCGATTTTCATCTCCGGGCGGGGCAGCAACATGCGGGCCCTGATCGATGCGGCCGCCACCGACGATTTTCCGGCCGAAATCGCGCTCGTGATCTCGAACACGCCGGACGCGGCCGGGCTCGAGTACGCGGCAGAGTGGGACATCCCGACCCGGGTGCTCAATCATCGCGACTTCGACGAACGGGGGGATTTCGATAACGCGCTCCACGACATCGTCGCGGCCGCCGGAATCGAGCTGATTTGCCTGGCGGGTTTCATGCGCCTCCTTGGCGAGGAGTTCATCCAGAAATGGCCCGATAGGATCATCAACATCCACCCCTCACTCCTGCCTGCCTTTCGGGGTTTGAACACCCACGAACGCGTCCTGAGCACGGGCGTTCGCTTTACCGGCTGCACTGTGCATCTCGTTCGCCCCGAGATGGATGACGGTCCCATCATCGGACAGGCCGTGGTCCCCGTCCAACCCGACGACGGCCCCGAGGACCTGGCCGAGCGCGTGCTCGCGGCAGAGCATCGGCTCTACCCGTATTGCCTTTGGCTGGTCGCCTCGGGCCGGACCCGGGTTCAGGGCGCCACGGTCGTTCTGGAAAATACACAAACGCCCGACACGGTCCTGCTCAACCCGCTCCCGGACCGGTGA
- a CDS encoding aa3-type cytochrome c oxidase subunit IV translates to MAAQPDLKEHQQTWHGVVKLMAALAAVSLITLGLMAIFLV, encoded by the coding sequence ATGGCGGCACAACCCGATCTCAAAGAGCACCAGCAGACCTGGCACGGTGTCGTGAAGTTGATGGCTGCGCTGGCCGCTGTCAGCCTCATCACACTGGGGCTGATGGCGATCTTCCTGGTTTAG
- the ndk gene encoding nucleoside-diphosphate kinase, with the protein MAVERTLSIVKPDATRRNITGQIIARLEDAGLRVVAQKRLHLTMPMAEGFYAEHSERSFFSDLCTYMTSGPVIVQVLEGESAIQKNRDVMGATNPDKAEKGTIRHDFGESIEANSVHGSDSPDSARREIGYFFAEIEITG; encoded by the coding sequence ATGGCTGTAGAGCGGACCCTATCGATCGTTAAGCCGGACGCAACCCGGCGCAATATTACCGGGCAGATTATTGCCCGCCTGGAAGATGCCGGGCTGCGGGTCGTCGCCCAGAAGCGCCTGCACCTGACGATGCCCATGGCTGAAGGATTCTATGCCGAGCACAGTGAGCGGTCGTTTTTCAGCGATCTCTGCACCTACATGACATCCGGGCCGGTGATCGTGCAGGTTCTCGAAGGAGAGAGCGCAATCCAGAAAAACCGCGATGTGATGGGAGCCACTAACCCGGACAAGGCGGAGAAGGGAACGATCCGCCATGATTTCGGCGAATCGATCGAGGCGAACTCGGTGCATGGCTCGGACTCGCCTGACTCCGCCAGGCGTGAGATCGGCTATTTCTTCGCCGAGATCGAAATCACGGGGTAG
- a CDS encoding DNA polymerase III subunit chi, with translation MTDIGFYHLLVSPLERALPRLLEKMLEAGGRAVILAGSEERVKFLNAHLWTYDPKSFLPHGAAEDGEAARQPIYLTTEDENPNTASVLFLLDGMNSDRLATYARCLDLFDGRDEAAVVAARERWRAATAAGHGLTYWRQTEGGGWEKQASA, from the coding sequence ATGACGGATATCGGCTTCTACCATTTGCTGGTGAGCCCGCTGGAGCGCGCGCTTCCCAGACTTCTGGAAAAGATGCTGGAGGCGGGCGGCCGGGCCGTTATCCTCGCGGGCTCGGAAGAGCGGGTGAAGTTCCTCAACGCCCATCTCTGGACCTATGATCCAAAGTCCTTTTTGCCGCACGGAGCGGCCGAAGATGGCGAGGCGGCGCGCCAGCCAATCTATCTGACCACCGAAGACGAAAACCCCAACACCGCCAGCGTGCTGTTTCTGCTGGATGGAATGAATTCGGACAGGCTCGCAACGTATGCGCGGTGCCTGGATCTGTTCGATGGCCGGGACGAGGCGGCGGTCGTGGCCGCCCGCGAGCGGTGGCGAGCGGCCACGGCTGCGGGCCATGGCCTGACTTACTGGCGGCAGACCGAAGGGGGCGGCTGGGAGAAACAGGCCTCGGCCTGA
- a CDS encoding leucyl aminopeptidase, translating into MKVTFSAPPKTPKGALAVFVMEGGKLSPSARALDKATGGRLADSLRSARKSGKADEFLVIEQPGENGPARLILVGVGQPGKLDALGVQRLGGKCQAFFNTLGEETVHVALDDLPRAKIKGASAAAEFAFGARLRAYNFDKYRTRKKEGQNGKLARLDIQLRDAARARHEFEGFDKVADGVFLTRDLVSEPANILYPESLAKRAQELTRLGIKVEVLTLAQLRKLGMGALLGVAQGSAREPRVVVMQWPGGSRAKNAKPVAFIGKGVTFDTGGISIKPAQGMEDMKWDMGGAGVVIGLMKALAGRRAKVNAVGVVGLVENMPDGNAQRPGDIVTSMSGQTIEVLNTDAEGRLVLADALWYTQDRFKPQAMVDLATLTGAILVALGEEYAGVFSNDEKLVRQLEKASKATGEKIWHMPLDEVYDKQIEGDAADIRNIGTGRWAGSITAAQFLQRFVNKVPWVHIDIAGTTWSRKDAPTVPRGGTGFGVRLLDRFVAEHYEK; encoded by the coding sequence ATGAAGGTCACGTTTTCCGCTCCCCCCAAGACGCCGAAGGGCGCGCTCGCCGTCTTTGTCATGGAGGGCGGCAAACTCTCTCCCTCGGCCCGCGCGCTGGACAAGGCGACCGGCGGTCGCCTCGCTGACAGCCTGAGAAGCGCCAGAAAATCCGGCAAAGCGGACGAGTTCCTCGTGATCGAGCAGCCGGGCGAAAACGGGCCCGCGCGGCTTATCCTGGTCGGTGTCGGCCAGCCCGGGAAACTGGACGCGCTGGGTGTCCAGCGGTTGGGGGGCAAGTGCCAGGCCTTCTTCAATACGCTTGGCGAGGAGACTGTTCATGTCGCGCTCGATGATCTGCCCCGGGCCAAGATCAAGGGCGCATCGGCCGCGGCCGAGTTTGCCTTTGGCGCGCGGCTTCGCGCCTACAATTTCGACAAGTACCGTACCCGGAAAAAAGAAGGGCAAAACGGGAAGCTGGCCCGCCTCGATATTCAGTTGCGGGACGCGGCCAGGGCGCGTCATGAGTTCGAGGGGTTCGACAAGGTGGCGGACGGCGTGTTCCTGACCCGCGATCTCGTTTCCGAGCCGGCGAATATTCTTTATCCCGAGTCCCTAGCCAAGCGGGCACAAGAGCTGACCAGGCTGGGGATCAAGGTCGAGGTGCTGACACTTGCTCAACTCCGCAAACTCGGCATGGGGGCCTTGCTTGGTGTCGCGCAGGGCAGCGCGCGTGAACCGCGCGTCGTGGTGATGCAATGGCCGGGCGGCTCCCGGGCCAAAAACGCCAAGCCCGTGGCGTTTATCGGCAAGGGCGTGACCTTCGATACCGGCGGGATCTCGATCAAGCCGGCTCAGGGTATGGAGGATATGAAATGGGACATGGGCGGCGCCGGTGTCGTCATCGGTCTCATGAAGGCCCTGGCCGGCCGCCGGGCGAAGGTGAATGCCGTGGGCGTGGTCGGCCTCGTCGAGAATATGCCCGACGGCAACGCGCAACGGCCTGGCGATATCGTAACCTCGATGTCGGGCCAGACCATCGAGGTGCTGAATACGGATGCAGAAGGCCGCCTCGTGCTGGCGGACGCCCTCTGGTACACGCAGGACAGGTTCAAGCCTCAGGCGATGGTGGATCTGGCGACCCTGACAGGGGCCATCCTCGTGGCGCTGGGCGAGGAATACGCCGGTGTCTTCTCCAACGACGAAAAACTGGTTCGTCAGCTGGAAAAAGCCTCGAAAGCGACAGGCGAGAAAATCTGGCATATGCCGCTTGACGAAGTTTACGACAAGCAGATTGAAGGCGATGCGGCCGACATCAGGAACATCGGGACCGGGCGTTGGGCCGGCAGCATTACGGCGGCGCAGTTCCTGCAGCGCTTCGTGAACAAGGTCCCGTGGGTTCATATCGACATCGCGGGCACGACCTGGAGCCGAAAGGATGCGCCCACCGTGCCCAGGGGCGGTACGGGGTTCGGCGTACGGCTGCTCGATCGCTTCGTTGCCGAGCACTACGAAAAATAG
- the lptF gene encoding LPS export ABC transporter permease LptF: MHALTKYISRQLLITLSVGTVALTAAVWLTQSLRLVDMIVNRGLPVSEFLRLALLMLPTFLVIILPIAMFAAVLFTYNRLVSDSELVVMRAAGLSHFGLAKPALLVGMTVAVFCYVLTLYLMPMSYREFKDLQFALRSDYSTVMLREGTFNTLRDDLTVYVRERKSNGELLGILVHDQRIPDQPVTLIAERGALARTSDGPRVIMFNGNRQEVERDRGQLSLLYFDRYALDVGRLGGGEGQRWREPRERFVTDLLAPGDGPNDMLYRDELIAEGHQRLASPLYALALTLVGLAAVLFGTFERRGQARRIIAAVVVGIAIEGIALGMVNLSVRQSWAIFAVYGLPLGLILGGLYLLREQPVLSADTTRAKSGDGIPTS; encoded by the coding sequence ATGCATGCACTGACGAAATATATTTCCCGTCAATTACTTATTACCCTTTCCGTGGGTACGGTCGCACTCACGGCGGCCGTCTGGCTGACCCAGTCACTCCGCCTCGTGGACATGATCGTCAACCGCGGCCTGCCGGTTTCCGAGTTCCTGCGCCTGGCGCTTCTGATGCTGCCGACATTCCTGGTGATCATCTTGCCGATCGCGATGTTCGCGGCCGTCCTTTTCACGTACAACCGGCTGGTCAGTGACAGTGAGCTCGTGGTCATGCGGGCGGCCGGTCTCAGCCATTTCGGCCTCGCCAAGCCGGCGCTGCTGGTGGGCATGACCGTGGCCGTATTCTGCTACGTTCTAACTCTCTACCTCATGCCGATGTCGTATCGCGAGTTCAAGGATCTGCAGTTTGCACTGCGCAGCGACTATTCCACGGTCATGCTGCGTGAAGGGACGTTCAACACGCTGCGCGACGATCTCACCGTTTATGTGCGCGAGCGCAAAAGCAACGGCGAGTTGCTAGGCATTCTGGTGCATGACCAGCGCATCCCGGATCAGCCGGTGACGCTTATCGCCGAGCGTGGCGCCCTGGCCCGGACCAGTGACGGGCCGCGCGTCATCATGTTTAACGGGAACCGCCAGGAGGTGGAGCGCGATCGCGGGCAACTTTCTCTCCTTTATTTTGACCGGTACGCTCTCGATGTCGGCCGCCTCGGCGGTGGCGAGGGACAGCGCTGGCGCGAGCCGCGCGAACGGTTCGTGACGGATCTTCTGGCGCCGGGAGACGGGCCGAATGACATGCTGTACCGCGACGAGCTCATCGCCGAGGGCCACCAGCGCCTCGCCTCCCCCCTCTACGCGCTGGCCCTGACGCTGGTCGGCCTCGCCGCGGTGCTTTTCGGCACCTTCGAGCGCCGAGGACAGGCGCGGCGGATCATCGCGGCCGTCGTCGTCGGCATTGCCATAGAGGGTATTGCATTGGGGATGGTCAATCTTTCGGTGCGCCAGTCCTGGGCGATCTTTGCGGTTTACGGCCTGCCGCTCGGTCTTATATTGGGCGGCCTCTATCTCTTGCGTGAGCAGCCCGTCCTTTCCGCCGACACGACGCGGGCGAAAAGCGGCGACGGGATTCCAACCTCCTAA
- the lptG gene encoding LPS export ABC transporter permease LptG produces MRLSSTLSIYIGRQFLLWFAIVFAALVSIIFLFDMVELLRRAASRPEASFGIIVQMAVLKLPLMAQKLLPFAVLFGGMFAFWRLTKSQELIVARAAGISAWQFLFPALVAAGLIGACAVTVFNPIGSAMASRFEQLEGRLLRGQSSLLAVSSGGVWLRQADSSGQAVIHADRVVPDSVELRDVIFFLYKARDNFDGRIDAMGATLQPGKWVLEDAWISRPGRRAEFQARFEVKTNLTADGIQDSFAPPETMSFWELPGFIQRLESAGFTGMRHRLHWHGLLSSPLLLAAMLLFAAAFSMRFTRRGGVLPMVMSGITVGFLLYFLSDLVFALGLAGNLPVILAAWTPAGVSTLMGVAVLFHLEDG; encoded by the coding sequence TTGCGGCTCTCATCCACCTTATCCATCTATATCGGCCGCCAGTTCCTGCTCTGGTTCGCGATCGTCTTCGCTGCGCTGGTGTCGATCATCTTCCTGTTTGACATGGTCGAACTCCTGCGTCGTGCCGCGTCCCGGCCCGAGGCCAGTTTCGGGATCATCGTCCAGATGGCGGTCCTGAAATTGCCGCTCATGGCGCAAAAACTATTGCCTTTCGCGGTGCTTTTCGGCGGGATGTTCGCTTTCTGGCGACTGACCAAGAGCCAGGAGCTGATCGTCGCCCGCGCCGCGGGGATCTCGGCCTGGCAGTTCCTCTTTCCCGCCCTCGTCGCGGCCGGCCTCATCGGCGCCTGCGCGGTCACCGTCTTCAACCCTATCGGTTCGGCCATGGCCTCGCGCTTCGAGCAGCTCGAGGGACGCCTGCTGCGGGGGCAATCCAGCCTCCTCGCGGTGTCCTCGGGCGGCGTCTGGCTGCGCCAGGCGGACAGTTCGGGTCAGGCTGTAATCCACGCCGACCGGGTCGTGCCGGATTCCGTCGAGTTGCGGGACGTGATCTTCTTTCTCTACAAGGCGCGGGATAATTTCGATGGCCGGATCGATGCGATGGGCGCGACGCTGCAGCCCGGCAAATGGGTTCTCGAGGATGCCTGGATCAGCCGGCCGGGGCGACGGGCGGAATTCCAGGCCCGGTTCGAGGTGAAAACCAATCTGACGGCGGATGGCATCCAGGACAGTTTCGCCCCGCCGGAAACCATGTCCTTCTGGGAATTGCCTGGATTTATCCAGCGGCTCGAGTCGGCCGGCTTCACCGGCATGCGCCATCGGCTGCATTGGCACGGCCTGCTCTCCTCTCCGCTGCTCCTGGCGGCGATGCTGCTTTTCGCAGCCGCATTCTCGATGCGCTTTACGCGCCGGGGCGGCGTTTTGCCCATGGTGATGTCCGGGATCACTGTCGGATTCCTGCTCTATTTCCTGTCGGATCTCGTGTTCGCCCTCGGGTTGGCAGGCAACCTGCCGGTCATTCTGGCGGCCTGGACCCCCGCCGGCGTCAGCACCCTTATGGGCGTGGCAGTGCTCTTCCACCTGGAAGATGGCTAA